TGTTACACGAAACCTGAAAGAGGGAGGCTACCCTGTGCTTTTCAACAAAACTCACAAAACCCTGGCCGACGTGAGCAAAGACTACGTAATCCAGGGATTGCTGAAGGCAGATCTCAGGGCGCTGGGCGAGCAGGTCCTGGCAAAAACCGGTCGTGGGAGCAAGAGAGCATGCCCTCTCAAGCCGTTGATCGTCATCTGGCTGGTGGTCGCCATGGCTCTCTACCGCAACCTTTCCATTCCGAACGTCTTTCGGCGCCTGCTTCACTGCGCAAGAACGGCCGAACCCGGGCTTGGCCGTAACCCGGTCACGCCGGAGGCTCTGGTTCACGCCCGCGAACGTCTGCGGGCGGGGCCCCTCAAGCTGTTATACCGGGAAACCGTCGAGAACTACCTGGAGCCGGTCCCCGTCACCTTTCACGGGCTTCGCGAGTGGGCGGTCGACGGCTCCGAGTTCACCGTGCCGGACACTCCGGCCAACGAGGTGGCCTTCGGGCGCCACACCTGCCAGCGAGGTGACGCGGCCTACCCGCAGGTCCGCGGGGTATTCTTGACAGCCATTGCCCTGCACCAGATTCGCGATGCCCGCTTCATGCGGATTTCCTGCGGGGAACAGGTGGGGCTCCCGTATTTACTGAGAAACCTGGGCCCAAAGGACCTGGTGCTGGTCGACCGTGGCCTGGCTTCGTTCGGGTTCTTCCTGCTGTGCGGCAAGAAAGGTGCTCATTATGTGGCCCGAATCTCGGCGCACTGGAAGCCAAAATTTCTGCAGCGCCTGGGAAAAGGGGACTCCCTGGTGGAGGTCCGTCCCGGTAGCATGGCCCGGCGGAAACTAGCCAAAGGCGACAG
The genomic region above belongs to Desulfovibrio sp. and contains:
- a CDS encoding IS4 family transposase, whose amino-acid sequence is MLFNKTHKTLADVSKDYVIQGLLKADLRALGEQVLAKTGRGSKRACPLKPLIVIWLVVAMALYRNLSIPNVFRRLLHCARTAEPGLGRNPVTPEALVHARERLRAGPLKLLYRETVENYLEPVPVTFHGLREWAVDGSEFTVPDTPANEVAFGRHTCQRGDAAYPQVRGVFLTAIALHQIRDARFMRISCGEQVGLPYLLRNLGPKDLVLVDRGLASFGFFLLCGKKGAHYVARISAHWKPKFLQRLGKGDSLVEVRPGSMARRKLAKGDRDTTITARLLEFRVGHGERVRLLTDLVDPAEYPAAELAGEYHRRWECELTYKEVKIEL